CGCACAGCAAGATGCGCATCAGCGGCAAGCGTACCGGCGAATGCACCACCCCGGCGGCGCCCGCGAAGAAGTAAGCCGAATGCGCCGCACCCTGCCCGCGTCTGCGGAACTGGGTGCGGTAGCCGCCAACGCAGCGGCGTTCAGGAGAGGACAGGCATATGATCGGATATACGCTCGTCGGCAGCAACGATCTCGAACGCAGCCGCGCCTTTTACGATTCGCTGTTCGGCTCGATCGGAGTCGGCCGGCTGATGGAATTTCCGACCGGCGCGACCGCGTGGGGCGCCAGTTGGGACAAGCCGATGTTCGGCATGGGGCCGCCGCATGACGGCCAGCCCGCCACTTCGGGCAACGGCACGATGATCGCGCTGGTGGTCGATACCCGCGACAAGGTCGATACGCTTTACAGCAAGGCGGTCGAGCTGGGCGCGAAGTGCGAGGGCGGCCCGGGCGTGCGCGGCGACGAAGGCGATCAGGCCTTCTACGCCGCCTATTTCCGCGATCCCGAGGG
The sequence above is drawn from the Sphingomonas sp. G-3-2-10 genome and encodes:
- a CDS encoding VOC family protein: MIGYTLVGSNDLERSRAFYDSLFGSIGVGRLMEFPTGATAWGASWDKPMFGMGPPHDGQPATSGNGTMIALVVDTRDKVDTLYSKAVELGAKCEGGPGVRGDEGDQAFYAAYFRDPEGNKLCAFRVGPA